In Bacillus sp. 2205SS5-2, the sequence GAGCGTTGATATAACTGACAAGAGAGCTTACCATCATTCACATAAAACTGAAATAAACAATGACAAGGTGGTAAAGCCATTTCCTTGATGTCTCCTACGTTCCACGCTGAAACCATTAGTCGTCTGGAATGTGGATTTTGTTTAATTTCCGTAATCAGGTTCATAATCTGATCAATCGTTTCACCAGATTCCGTGGTCCATGAGCGCCATTGATGACCATACACAGGACCTAGATTTCCATCCTCGTCTGCCCATTCATTCCAAATCCGAACACCATGATCTTGAAGATATTTCACATTCGTATCTCCTTTTAGAAACCACAGCAATTCATGAATAATTGATTTCACATGCAGTTTTTTCGTCGTTACTAAAGGAAATCCTTCCTGCAAATCAAAGCGCATTTGATATCCAAAAGTACTGATGGTTCCTGTATTGGTTCGATCATCTTTCCCTTTTCCCGTTGCTAACACATGTTCACATAGTTCTAAATATTGTTTCACCTTAGTCACTCCTTAATACATTTTTTCTAACTGAAGAAAAAAAGCATATGTTTGCGGTGCTCGTTTATAAAGCGTTTTACGTGTAGATTCATTCAAGTAGTACATTGCAAAAGCCTCCGCAAAAAATTCTTCTTTATAGGATATAAAATATGACTTACCTGGAAAAAGAAGCTCGCTTTCGGTTTCCCAAAGATCGAGTAACGTGATTTCCAAATAAAAGTCATTTAGTAAATAGCGCTGAATGGTATGAGCCAATTCGTGAAGTTCTAAATTAGAAGAACCGTGTCCTTGACCTGGATCACTATGTCCAATTTTAACTAAAACAAGTTTCGAGCCACCAATTCCAGGAACCTCATCCCAAGTAATATCGTCGCTTTCATATCCTCTGGGAATCACATCTTTAAGATGAGCAGTTGATGGGAAATCAGTTAATTTGTCTTGAAACAGACGAATTTGAATCTCTTCATTCTTTAGCCTTTGTAGGAGATTCATAGGCAGAGTATTTAATCGTCCAACAATTTTCAACACTTCATCTTCTTCGAATGGCTCTATAGGTAAGAGTACGATTTCCTCTAGTGGTGTAGATTGTGCTGACACTTGAGCAGCAAGAGGGGTTCTTCCTAAAGGTACACCAATCGGATGCTTT encodes:
- a CDS encoding thymidylate synthase, coding for MKQYLELCEHVLATGKGKDDRTNTGTISTFGYQMRFDLQEGFPLVTTKKLHVKSIIHELLWFLKGDTNVKYLQDHGVRIWNEWADEDGNLGPVYGHQWRSWTTESGETIDQIMNLITEIKQNPHSRRLMVSAWNVGDIKEMALPPCHCLFQFYVNDGKLSCQLYQRSADVFLGVPFNIASYALLTMMIAQVCDLEPGEFVHTFGDVHIYQNHLDQVKLQLSRDVLPLPKMHINPNVKDIFSFSFDDFTLSEYNPHPLIKGKVSV
- a CDS encoding anthrax toxin lethal factor-related metalloendopeptidase yields the protein MKKLLYLIVFLSVAMTLSWSTIFPKHPIGVPLGRTPLAAQVSAQSTPLEEIVLLPIEPFEEDEVLKIVGRLNTLPMNLLQRLKNEEIQIRLFQDKLTDFPSTAHLKDVIPRGYESDDITWDEVPGIGGSKLVLVKIGHSDPGQGHGSSNLELHELAHTIQRYLLNDFYLEITLLDLWETESELLFPGKSYFISYKEEFFAEAFAMYYLNESTRKTLYKRAPQTYAFFLQLEKMY